The Verrucomicrobiaceae bacterium DNA window TGCCCACTTTTCAAAAAACTGATTCACGCCCATGCAGCGCATCCTCACCCTCGGCATCCTTTTGGCCGCTCTCACCCATTCCGCTGCACAGACGCCGGAGTCCGGCAGCAAAAAGGCACCCGCAGCAGCCCCCGCCCCCGTCGTGGCTGCACGGCCCGCCGCACCATCTCAGCCACGCTCACTGCTGAAGGTCAATGTCACCTCCCAGCCCTACGACCTCCACTTGCCCTGGCAAAAGCAGTCTCCCGTGAACAGCCGTGGCCTCGGCGTCGTGCTACAGGGGAACCGCGTCCTCGTCACAGCCCAGCTCGTCGCTGATGCCACCTACATCGAGCTCGAGCTCCCCGAGAGCGGCCAAAAAGCCCCTGCGAAAGTCCTCGCCGTCGATTACGAGGCCAATCTCGCCCTCATTGAGGCCGTCATGGATGAAGCCAAGGCAAAAACCTTCTTCGCCACGCTGCGCCCCATGGCCATCGATGCCACCGCACGCATCGGTGACACCCTAGCCGTCTGGCAAACGGGCCGCGTAGGCGACCTCATCGAGACACCCCTGCGCATCAGCAAAGTGCTCGTCCGCCGCTACAATGTCGAAGGCTCCAGCTTCCTCGTTTACGAGGCCACCGGCATCATCCGCAGCGAGGCCAATAGCTTCACCCTCCCTCTCATCAAAGACGGCAAGCTCGCAGGCCTACTCCTCACCTACGACTCGAAAAACCAGGTCACCACCATCCTCCCTGGGCCCATCATCCAGCACTTCCTCAAAGACTACGCCGATGGTGAATACCAGGGCTTTCCTGGACTCGGCATGGAACTGCAGTTCACCCTCGATGAGCAGTTGCGTGAGTTCATCGGCCTCGCTCCAGAGTCACCAGGCGTCCTCATCACCGGCGTCGTCAAAGGTGGCTCTGCCGAGCGTGCCGGGCTCAAAAAAGACGACATCCTCCTCGCCATCAATGGCCAAAACATCGACGCACGCGGCGACTACCGTGACCCCGTCTATGGCCCACTCAGTGCCAGTCACCTCGTGCGTGGCCGTGGCTACATCGGGGATCAGTTCGAGCTCCAGGTCATCCGTGCAGGCAAGCCCCTCACCCTCAGCGGCAAGCTGGCCCGCAAAGCAGCAGACGACTACCTCGTGCCCCCGTACCGCTTTGACAAAGGCCCACGCTACGTCCTGATGGGCGGCTTGCTCTTTCAGGAGCTCTCACGCCCCTATCTCGACGCCTTCGGTGGCCAGGAGGAAAATCCCTCCCTCCTCCGTCTCGACCACATCGCCCGTCATCCAGACGAATTGGAGGGGGCAGGCCGCAAAAAGCTGGTCTTCCTCTCCCTCGTCCTCCCCACGCCCAGCGTGCAGGGCTATGACCAACTCGGCGGCATCGTCGTCAATAAAGTGAACGGCAAAGTCATCGCCGATCTCAACGACCTCTCTGCCGCCTTCAAAGCCATCCAAGGCCCCACCCACATCATCGAGCTCGATGATTACCCCCACTTCCTCCATCTCGATGCCCAAGCCGTCGAGCGTGATAACCAGAGCCTCCGTGGTGGCATGTACCGCATCCCCAGCCTCCAGCGGCTGGAGTAGGACTTGGGCTGAAAGGCTTTCCCAACAGATTCAGGGAGGCCAGCAGATTGGCTTCAGAAGGAATCCGCTGGCCTCCTTGAATCTGTTGGAAATCAAAGATCACGATGCTGCATGGTCTATGCCGATCACCAATGACGCAGACCCCATTCACCCGCTCCACTGCCCGTACTACCTGCGGTTTGGCTTCAGGTCGTTTTCGATCTCGCGGCGGTCTTCGCGATTTCGGGCTTTGATCTTGTGATCACGCTTAAAGACGCGTTCCACCGTCATTTGGCGCATTTTGCGTTTGCGGCGTAGATCGGCGATTTCTTCATCCAGCATCAAAAATCGATTGAGTCCCCGCTACCACAAAAACCGCTCCTCATACGCCACCATGCCGCGTTTCAGCATAGCCACGTATTCGTCCTGGAATGTCTTCATGCGGTGATGCTCCTCCTGGTTGAAAACATACGCCCGCACCGCCTCCAGATCCGGTGCCGCGAAAGTGAAGGCACCGTAGCCCTCCTGCCACGCGAAGCCCGCCAGCCGCAGTTCCTCGTGAATCCAGCGTGAGGACTCGCTCTTCACCTACCGCATCACATCCGCCAGACAATGTGTCGCCCGTAGGCCAGCAGCGATGTGGAGGTGATCGCCTGTGCCGCCCACGGCATGCGCCACGCCGTCCATGCTTCGGATGATGCCGCCGATGGATGCGTGAACGCGTTGCCGATGCGTCGGTGAGAGCCAGGGTTCCCGGTTTTTCGTGCTGAACACGAGATGGTAATGCAACGAGAGATGCGTCGAGGCCATGCGGGAGGATTTCAGATGGATGTAAGATGGCAATCGCGAATTCGGTGCCCGTGCCGGAGGCACGCCAGAAATGAGCCGGTGGTGAAACCACCGGACAACGCCCACGAAACACGAAACGCGCCCTGGAAGGGCGCGAGAAGGGCACGCGCGGGTCTGGCAGGCAACAAGCATGCCTAGAGTAGTACTTCACTTTACTTCGTAGAGCCAGCGGACTTCACCAGAACGTTTTTGTTGAAATGCATGTTCTGGGGCCGGCTTTTTTTTGGGTTCCACGGTCATGCCTTTCCAGCCGCCACCGTGAAGTTGGAAATAGGGGGAGCTACTTGTGCTGGCTGGGGTAGCAGGGCGGGCGGCCTTTGGCAATGTGTGGGCCTCTGCCACTAGGGTATTGGTCCCGCGTGGCTCGCTGGCTTTGAGGTCCCAGGTGGCATTGGCAGGTGGTAGAGTCAGGGTTTGTCCAGCAGCCAGGGTGGTGGCCCGGTCGCCGGGGGCGCGGCCAGATCTCCGTGCGCTGACCTTGGGCGTCTAGGCTGTAGAGCTTCACCCGGCAGCGCTGGTCACTCTTGAGCGTGATGCTCACTTTTTCGCCTGCTCGGTAGCGGGGCTTGTCGGTGCGTAGGTCGAGCTGGATGTCTCCGCTGCGCATCTGCGTGCCCGGCAGGGCAGATTGGAGCTGCGAGCCATCGCGGTGAGCACAGGAGGACAGGGTGAGGAGACTTAGGAGGAGGAGAAGAGGTGTTTTCATGGGGGGCAGTACGTTGTTCACGCTTGAAGGGTTGGTTTGGGTACGTTGTTCACGCTTTAGCGTGTTTAGGGATTGGTTGAGGAGGTGTGGTGAGGTGGAGCCGGCAGCATGGCTGCTCCAGGGTGAATCGCTGGCAGCGGAAATCTGATTGCACGCTCTGTATACGTTGTTCACGCTTCAGCGTGCGGTTTGAAATACGTTGTTCACGCTTTAGCGTGCGGTTTGGAAATACGTTGTTCACGCTTTAGCGTGTTCAGGGCACTCTCCAGACACGCTAAAGCGTGAACAACGTACGCTGAAAGGTGAAAAGCTGACTTCATGCAATCAAAGAGCAGGCGCGTTCGATTGATGTATTGCCAAGCCAAAGGGCTTTTGGCAGACTCAAGCACGATTCACACTCCACCTCATGAAACAGCATCTCTTCACGCTCACCGTTGCTTTGACCGCCGCCTGCTTCTTATCCCAATGCACCATCCCAACCTCAGGTGGCGGCGGTGCCCCGTCGGCCACGAAGGACGCACCCTTCGTGAACTCGCTGGGCATGAAGTTCGTGCCGGTGCCAGGGACGGATATATTGATGTGCACCACCGAGACGACCGTGGCGCAGTATCAGGCGGCTGGACTGGGCTATCAGGCTCCGAAGTTTCCTCAAGGCAGCAACCACCCAGCAGTGAATGTGTCATGGAACGACGCGAAGACTTGGTGCGCTTGGTTGAGCAAGAGGGACGGACGGAAATACCGTCTGCCGACGGATGCGGAGTGGAGCGCAGCGGTGGGCGGCAGCACCTACCCCTGGGGCAACTCCTGGCCGCCGCCGAACAACGTTGGAAATTATGCTGGGCAGGAGCTGCGCGGCTCTACGCCGGCGGAGCAGGCGCTTTTGTTCAAAGGCTACTCGCTGATCGGCGGGTTCAGTGACCGGCACAAATTCACTTCCACGGGGGGGGGCTACCCCGCGAATGGCTACGGCCTGCATGACCTGGGCGGCAATGCGTGGGAGTGGTGTGAAGATAGGCACCCTGATTTACAAG harbors:
- a CDS encoding PDZ domain-containing protein; this translates as MQRILTLGILLAALTHSAAQTPESGSKKAPAAAPAPVVAARPAAPSQPRSLLKVNVTSQPYDLHLPWQKQSPVNSRGLGVVLQGNRVLVTAQLVADATYIELELPESGQKAPAKVLAVDYEANLALIEAVMDEAKAKTFFATLRPMAIDATARIGDTLAVWQTGRVGDLIETPLRISKVLVRRYNVEGSSFLVYEATGIIRSEANSFTLPLIKDGKLAGLLLTYDSKNQVTTILPGPIIQHFLKDYADGEYQGFPGLGMELQFTLDEQLREFIGLAPESPGVLITGVVKGGSAERAGLKKDDILLAINGQNIDARGDYRDPVYGPLSASHLVRGRGYIGDQFELQVIRAGKPLTLSGKLARKAADDYLVPPYRFDKGPRYVLMGGLLFQELSRPYLDAFGGQEENPSLLRLDHIARHPDELEGAGRKKLVFLSLVLPTPSVQGYDQLGGIVVNKVNGKVIADLNDLSAAFKAIQGPTHIIELDDYPHFLHLDAQAVERDNQSLRGGMYRIPSLQRLE
- a CDS encoding SUMF1/EgtB/PvdO family nonheme iron enzyme, with translation MKQHLFTLTVALTAACFLSQCTIPTSGGGGAPSATKDAPFVNSLGMKFVPVPGTDILMCTTETTVAQYQAAGLGYQAPKFPQGSNHPAVNVSWNDAKTWCAWLSKRDGRKYRLPTDAEWSAAVGGSTYPWGNSWPPPNNVGNYAGQELRGSTPAEQALLFKGYSLIGGFSDRHKFTSTGGGYPANGYGLHDLGGNAWEWCEDRHPDLQGEYRVMRGGSWYSVGQINLACSGRFDVGSIGKSIGGYGFRCVVVK